The genomic stretch GGGTCCAACGGCACAGTAACTATAGGTTAGTATGGCGGTCCCCCGAAACCAGCGGGACCGCCTGAAATAATGGCTGATGCCTCTTATTAGGCTGCCATTTGTTTTGTGCTTTCGATCTTCTGTACGATTTCTGGACAGCCGACAACGTCATGTGGATTCTGGTAGTTTTCTTTTGTGCAAACGTTTAAGAGTTCCCTCATCGAGAGCGTTTGTCCGGTGACAATTTCAACTTCGCGGTCGCCGATTTGCTCGATAAGGTCTTTCTTATTAATAGGAAATTCTACTCCCTCTAGGGCTGAGACAATTGATGGATAAGCCACTGTTTTAACCTCCTTCCGATTATGGGGGTTGCTACGTGTATTACAAGTTTTGTTCTACCCGCGGATGCCGTGATGAAACGTATATAAAACGTGATTGGAGTTAAAGAAGCAGTTTAGGGCGTCTTGGACGTGAAGATTTTTTATGATTTCGCCTTGCCTGTGTTATCCCTCTATACGCCCAGGTCGGGCAGAAAGCAAGCAGAGAGTTTATTGGTTTGCCGTATTATAAACAGACTTAGGGCCGGCAAGCCGCCGGCCCTTTTACGCTAATGATTTTCCAAGGAAACGTTATTTATACAATATTTCTACTCGATAGCCGCTGGCTAAAACCGGTGAAGTTGTTTTGTGATCCTCCCCGCCGTAGAACCAGATGATTGCCTTTTGGGCTTGCTTTGTAAAGGCTACAGAGTAGAAGTTAGATCCGGCAGCCGGTTCACTTGATGCCAACGTCCAGCCTCTGGCGGCCATCTCGTTCTTGTAGAAATTCCAGACCTGATCGCCCGTCACATCGATTCTGCGGCTTGAGATAAGTACTTTGCCTCCGGATGCGAAGTCGTCGGGCACCCACGATTCTCCTGCCCATAATAGAGCCTCAAGAGGCACCGTCCATCTGAATCCGCTATAAAGTGGGATGTCAGATGGCATAGCCGCCGACAAACTTATGTTGTGTGCCTGGCTATGACATGATACGCAGTGTTTATCGCCCGATGAAATGGCGCTTATAACTTCGGGCCTGGTACTGCTGTGACAACTATCGCAGGTCAATTTTTTCGTTTGCGTAGTCGGGTTATTTAAGTGCTCCTGGAATAAGTTGTTCTTATGGCAGGTAGTGCATTTGCTGTCAAGAGCGTTGGTGGCGTGCACAGTCTCGTGGCTGGACGAACTGGCATGGCAAGCACCACAATCTTTGTTTTTACTTTCTATAGCCAATCGCACTTCAGTTCTGGTGTTTGCATGACAGGTGTAGCAATCCAGATTTTTACCGGTTGATGGATCAATCCTTCTGCCATGCTCCTGAACTAAAGATGTCATATGGCACTCGCTGCAAAGCTCCATCGAAGAGGTTGTGTTATGATATGCCGCATTATCTGCAGGGTGAACCGGGATCTTGTAGCTGTAAGTTGAGTTGTGACAGTATTCGCAGGAGTACTTGGAGACGTTGTGATCCTCAGGGTACCACTGATACTCATGGCATTCCCGGCAGTCTTCGATTGGCTCACCGCCACCATGACAGGCGTTGCAGTTTGTCATTGGGTGGGTAGACGGAAAGTTTGTATGGCAGGCAGTACAGTTTCTCGTTCTGAAATGCCAGGTTGCAGTAGAAGATAAGCCGAAAGCGTCAGTAACTGTTAGGGTTACTGTTTGATCGAAGTCGGACGGGAGAGGCGACAAAGGAGTAAAGCTCACCACTTTAGTCACCTCGTTATATATAGGTACGACCTCGACTCCATTCAGATGCATTTTAACGCTGGAGACAAAGCTAAAGGTCTCAATTTTGGCAGAGACTGTCGGCATGTCACTGCTGGCGACTGACTCGGGAGCCGGGGTCAGCTCTGTGATTTGTGGGGGAGCCGCTACGTTAAAGGACCAGGCAAAAGAAGACGGCACACCGTTGGTATTACGGATAGAGGCAACGACAGTGTGAGTTCCGTTGCTGAGAGACAACGGCGTATAAGATATCGTGCCTTTGGTATAATCAGAAACCGTTTGCCCGTTGACCATCGCTGTCCCGCGTGTAAACGAGGCTTTCATGCTTATGCCGTCGATTACCATGGTAGCGGTACTTCCGTCAAGGGTTACTTCGTCATCTACCTGGATGCTTATGGTAGGACTGGACGAGTTTACCGTGGAGCCATCAGCGGGTATAGCCAAGGAGAATACGGCGTTGCTCTGCGGTATACTGAAGTGCCAGGATGCAGAGGCGGTGTTTTCCGCAGTATCTCTCGTATTTAAGCATATATCGTGTCTGCCAGCGCTTAACGGCAAAGATGGAGTATATGAGACGACTCCAGTACCTGCATCAAACGTGAAGTTGACCGCATTTCCATCGATGGCAAGAGTTGTAGCTGAGGTATCGATTGTGCCGTTATCCGATATTCTGGCTGACACATTGGGCATGGTAGTATTTACAGTTGAGCCATCCAATGGAGAGAGAATGTTTATTACTGGCTTCTTGTTGTAGTTAAAATTCCACTCGGCAGAGGATACGTTTCCGATCTGGTTGGCAGCCGATACCCAAACAGCGTTTCCTGTGTCGGTTAGGCTGTTATAAGTCACAGGATATCTTGCCTCTATTTTTGCTTTTGTGTAATCGTAGCCGGTAACTATCCATGTCTCATATCCGTCTTCATCTAATCCCCAGTAACCAATCTCCTGAAAGCTTACCGTGATGTCGCTGGATGGGATACTGTGTCCATTTATCTTTACCTGGATAGACGATTGGTCTATTTTCTCCGGATCAGATGCTTCTAGAGAAATTCTAAGCGTACCCATTGTTACGGTTGCTTCGGTGCCAGGTGCAGGCGTGAAGCTGCTAAACGTCGGGCCAGAGCTGCTGGCAAGTGCAACTATGATTGAAAATGCGGAAAAAGCGATCACCGCAGCAATGATGATTACCAGCCTGGTAGGAAATGGTAATAATTTGCGAGCTCTCATGCGTGTACACCTCCTTTCTGCTACAAACTAAAGTAAGTTCCAATAAGATATAAATCGAAAAGATGCATGGAAAACTTAATATTAATAATACATATGTCGGTTGATATATAAACGATTTTAAAGTAACTAGGAGTTACTTTATCTTGCGACATACCCTAGAATTTAAATTAATGGCTATAGGATGAGATTTTCAGTTGGGAAAATATAGAGCGTTTAGGTGAGGGATGTGTTCATATTCTCAGCATAATCTCAACGCTTATTAAGTTTATGTGTCATATGTAACAAGTATGCGACTAAAACCTTCTCAAGTTTGGGCAAAGCTGCAGCAACCGAGGGTGATAAATCCTCAACAAAGCCAAACGAATTGCCGCCTATGGTAATAATAATTACTGTATCAGGAAACACTCCGTAAAGCCCTTGGGTGAAGGTGAGTAAGCCGGATGGTTCGAGATGGTGGGTGGTAATTCCAGTGATGGATGGGCCTGGCATAACCATCTTACAAGAGAGATGCCCCGGCGGTTGATTCCAGCTCGCATCGATGAAGATAACAAGTTTGGCCTTGCTGATATCGTCGGCCAGTTCGGGTGTTAGCTGATGAAGTGACAGGATTTTTATGTTATCATGCGCACTAAGCTCGCTTAGCTTACTTAACTGCCGAGCTACAAATAGGCCTGCGCCGTCATCGCCACGCAGCGGGTTTCCGTATCCGATAACGAGTATGTGTGCTATCAGTCTCGCCTCACTTCGCTGAGGATAGACCCATCCGGCCCGACGAGTCGTACCTCCAACGGCATCTGTCCAATAGCATGACTTGCGCAGCTTAGACACGGGTCGAATGCACGCACCACTGCCTCCAGACGGTTTAAGGCTCCCTCGGGTATCTCGGGGCCTTTTATATAGTGCTTGGCTACTTGGAGAACGCCCTGGTTCATTGCATAGTTGTTAAAGCCCGTCGCAATAGTGAGGTTGGCCCAAGTAACAAGACCGTTATCGTCGATTTTGTAGTGATGGATGAGCGTGCCGCGCGGGGCTTCTGCCGCACCGATTCCTTCTGAGCAGTTGGGCTCGGCTTTTGCCCGTATGCGCGCACCAAGGATATGAGGGTCATTTAAGAGATCTTGTACCTTCTCAACGCAGAACAGGATTTCAATAAGTCTTGCATAGTGATAGTGAAACGAGCTGAAGATGACTCCTCGTTCAAGTTCTCGAAATTCTGCCCATTCCTGGGATGCAAGCGGCGCATTTACTTTATCGATAATGTTAAGACGCGCCAGCGGCCCGACCCGCAGGATGTTGTCCGGGTAATCTTTTTTCTTGTAGGCGGGAAACTTCATATAAGTCCAGGATTCTGCACTCTCATTGATATAGTCCATATAGCTAGAAGGGTCAATACCATCAGCTATGATCTTGCCAGAGGAGTCGATGATGCGCACGAGGCCGTCGGTGAACTCAAGCTCACCGTCCGGTCCCACGATGCCCATGAAGAGGGTGGGGAAGTTTGCGAACGTACGGATCTCATCGCGGTAGTCCTCCATTGATTGTTTATACCAGCTAAGTGAGCGCTGTATCGCCATAATTGCCTCAGGAATCATCGCCTTTATCTGTGCAAGAGCCTCACCCGTAAGCGGTGTGCTCACTCCTCCAGGAACCATCCAGCCAGGATGGACGCGCTTGCCCGTGCTTGATATGAGGGCGATGATCTGCTGGCCAAATTTACGGAGGTAGATACCGTCTCGGGCAAGTTGAGGGTTGGCTTCTGCAACCCCGTGTAGGTTGCGTTTTGACGGCTCCATATTCATCCCCAAGAGAAGGTCGGGGGAGGAGAGGTAGAATACGCTAAGCGCATGTGACTGGATGATTTGAGCAAGGTTAGCAAGCCTTCTAAGTTTAGCGCCCGTTTCAGGTACTTTTACGGATAAGATTTGATCGCATGCCTTTGACGAAGCAATTGCGTGGCTTATTGGACATATTCCGCAGATGCGCTGCATGATAAAGGGAAGCTCATAGAAGGGCCGCCCCTCGCAGAGCTTCTCAAAACCGCGAAGCTGGGTAACATGCAGGCGGGCATCTTTAACCTGTCCATCGATATCTAGATGTATGGTTATCTTGGCGTGTCCCTCAATGCGGGTCACCGGAGATACTTCGATATTATGTTGCGCCATGTCTCCTCCTACTCAAGCTCCTCCTATCCAAAGCGATTCTTGAATTCGGGCTGACGTTCCTCCAGGAGTTCGGCCAGAACGTAGTAGATCAAATCTGCCGGGGGCGGGCATCCTGGAATATAGATATCCACGCCGACGATTTCGTGGACAGGTACAGCATAAGGTAGAAGCGTTGGGATATCCTTGCTAGGTTGCGATGTGCCACCCTCCGCCGTTTCGACAAACACGCGGTTTATGACATCGGCAACCCTAAATGTGTTGCGGTATGCCAGGATATTGCTGGTTACCGCACAGTCGCCGAGCGATATAAAAGTTTTTGTGCGCTTGCGTATTTTGTGGGCAAGCTCGCGCTGTTCTTCGTCGCCAACCGCACCCTCGACCAGTACTATATCGACGTTTTCAGGATACTCCTTGGCGTCGACAAGGGGACTGTAAACAAGCTCTATCTTATCAGCCAGATCAAGAAGGCGCTCATCCATGTCGAATATAGACATGTGACAACCCGAACATCCATCGAGCCACACAGTTGCTACACGCGATTTTGCCATAAACCTTCACTCCTCATGATCCGTAGGTAAGGCAAGAACTTATGCTCTTTGCGTGCTTCGCCGATGGACATACCCCTCTCATAGATGGCTCCAACAGGGCAGACGTTTACGCACTTGCCGCAGCTCGTGCAGGTCGGAGATTCGCCCCAGGGTTGGTTAAGGTCGGTGATTATCTTATCGCCAATGCCGCGTCCCATCAGGCCTAAGGTGTTAGCCCCTTCGACTTCTGCGCATGCGCGTATGCAGCGGGTACACAGGATACAGCGGTTATGGTCAATGATAAATTTATCGTGTGACGAGTCGATCTCTAAACCCTGGTATAGGTAAGGATAGCGGATATGGTCGACTCCAAGTTCAAGCGCTAGGCTTTGCAACTCACAGTTGCGGTTTGCCACACAAATCGCACATATATGGTTGCGCTCGGCGAAGAAAAGCTCAAGCGTCATCTTGCGGTAGTTAAGCAGCCTCTCAGAATTGGTTGTGACCTCCATACCCTCCCAGATATAGGTGGTGCACGATGTGAGAAGTTTAGGCACGCCTTTTATCTCAACAAGGCACATGCGGCACCCCCCATAGTTGGTCAGCCCATCAAGCTGGCATAAGGTTGGTATGCGGATGTTATTCTCACGGGCCACATCGAGTAATGTTTGGTCTTCACGACCAGCTACATCAAGGCCATCTATCTTAAGGGTTTTGACACGGACTTCTGGCCTCATTCTCGCACCTCCAGGATTTCCTCATGCTCGCCGCCCCCTTTGGCATATTGTAACTGGCATACGCCGGCAGGACATTTCTTTTCCTTAATATGCGCTATGTATTCGTCTTTGAAGTAGCGGAGTGTGCTTAAGACTGGGTTTGGAGCTGATTGGCCGAGACCGCACAGGCTTGTACTGCGCACCATGTCGGAGAGGTTTTCCAGCAATATGAGGTCATTCATTGTCGCCGCGCCATTGGTTATTCTCTCTAAGATGCCGTGCATCTGGACGGTGCCAACGCGGCAGGGAATGCACTTGCCGCACGACTCGGATTTGCTAAAACTCATGAAGTACTTGGCTACATCGACCATGCAGGAGGTCTCATCCATGACGATCATGCCGCCGGAGCCCATGATAGAGCCGACTTTCACCAGCGATTCGTAGTCGACCGGCAGGTCGATATACTCTTCCGGAATAGTGCCGCCGGATGGGCCACCGGTCTGCACCGCTTTTAGATTACGCCCTTCAGGGATGCCGCCTCCAAGATCATAGATGATCTCGCGAAGCGTCATACCGAGCGGCACCTCGATAAGACCCACATTATTAACCTTACCAACTAGGGCAAATACCTTGGTGCCTTTGCTCTTTTCAGTGCCGATGCTCGCGAACCAGTCACCGCCGTTTCGTATGATAGGGGCTATGTTAGCAAAAGTCTCGACGTTATTTATAAGAGTGGGTTTTCCCCAAAGTCCACGCTCAGAGGGGTAGGGAGGTCGTGGATGGGGTACGCCCCGGTGACCCTCGATTGAGGATATAAGCGCCGTCTCCTCACCAGTCACATAAGCGCCTGCACCGTAGCGCAGCTGGATGTCAAAGCTGAATCGTGTGCCGCCGATGTTTTGTCCAAGAAGCCCTTTCTTCTCCGCCTGTTTTATCGCAGTTCTGAGTCGCTCTATGGCCAGTGGGTACTCGGCTCTCACATAGATGAAACCATGGTTGGCGCCAATTGCATAAGCGCCGATAACCATCCCCTCGATTATCTGATGCGGATTACTCTCCATGATACTTCGGTCCATATATGCTCCAGGGTCTCCTTCATCGGCGTTGCAGATAACGTATTTATCTCCGTTGCTTTGCGCTTTGGCAACAGTGCTCCATTTTAAGCCAGTCGGGTAGCCGGCACCGCCACGTCCGCGCAGGCCGCTCCGCGCTACCTGGTCTATAATCTCAGCAGGGGTCATCTCGATTAATGCGTTGAGCATTGGCTCGTAGCCGCCGACGGCGATATAGTCTTCTATGCGCTCTGGGTCTATGTTGCCGGAATGTTCGAGAACGATTTTATGCTGCCGTTTGAAAAACGGCGTTTCCATCGAGCGCTTCAGTTCCTTAGTCGGTGCTTTGTCCAGGTTTTTGATAATAGTTTTAGCCTTATCCGGACTGACGCCCTGGTATAGCACCCGTGTTGTCTCTGCAATAACGATTGGCCCTTTCGAACAAAGGCCGACACAGCCGACTCTTTTGATGAGCACTTCATCTTCAATTCCACGCTCAGAGACCTCTTTTTCCAGCGCCTCTTTAACCTTGTCACTGCGAAGCGACACGCAACCGGAGGCCATGCAGACATTTACCGTGTGCCTGTACTTTTGTTTGCGCTCTTGTTCGGTCTTTCTTATCTTACGAAGCTCTTCGCGTGTCACCGATGGTCACCCCCTCTATGATAGGATTTTGGGCTGCGGGACCTTCCTCTGGCATAGTTGGAGTACCCCTTGGTGGCTTACCGCCGGTATCTTCTGCTATAGAAGTCCACTCTTTCACGCGTCTTTTTAGCTCATCAGTGCTTATTTTGCCGACCACTTCGCCATCAAAAATGGCGATTGGGGCAAGGCCACAAGAGCCGATACACCTGGCGGTAACAACGGACACTTTGTTGTCTGCGCTTGTCTCGCCCGGCTTTGCTCCGGTGATATCCTCAACAGCTCTCAGAAGGTCATCAGCACCTTTGATATAGCACGCGGTTCCGGTGCACACGATGCAGGTATGCTCGCCCTGGGGTTTTAGCGTGAAGAAGTGGTAAAAAGTTGCGACACCATAAACCTCACTTAATGGTACACGCAGCGACGTGGCCACGTACTTCATGATATCCTCGTCAAGATATCCAAACGTCTCTTGAGCAGTATGGAGTGTCTGTATGAGGGCATAGGGTTCGTATCCATAGCTTCGCATTGTTCTCTCGACCATCTTCCACCTCCGGTCACCTGGAGGTGGGGATGGCTTCTCCAGAGCCATCAAGGGCACCGTCCTTTCAACTATCTTGTATATGATAGATATGGCTTTCATTACCCGAACGGGACATGAATTATTACCGGAATGCGCAGATGAAAAACTTTTCGCACTCTGTTAATGCAGGGTAATATTTACCCTTTTTAAATTTCTCAAGGTGGGAAATGAATTTCTTATGAAATTCGAGTTTTTAGAACATCCGTCTGACCTATTAATCAAGGCGGTCGGTAAGACCGAGAAAGAGGTATTTGAAGCAATGATGCAGGGTGTCGCTGCTTACTTAAGTGGCGAAACTAAAATTGAAGCTGAGCCTTTAGCAAAGGAACAGGCTTATAGTGTAGAGATAAAAGGCGATGGATATTTAAACCTGCTAATCAAATTCTTGAACGAGATACTGTACCTGACTGAGACAGAGAGAAAGATATTTACAAAAGCAGAGTTCGAGGAGCTGACAGAGACATCCCTGAAAGCGAAAGTTTACGGATTCGAAGGCGAATTTGTGGAGCAGATAAAAGGTGCGACATACAGGTCTTCTTTTGAGAAAACTCCGGAAGGATATGAGGCAAGGGTAGTATTCGATGTCTAATACAGTCCAAAAACAGGATTTAAAGCAAATAGGAAATTATCTGTATGAGATTCCTAAAACGTTTAGACCCGACATGAAAGTTCCTGCTAGGTTTTATTCGACTCCTGGTTTTATAGAAAAGTTGCTTGAGGAAAGAGCAATAGAGCAGCTAATCAACACAGCGACTCTTGATGGCGTTTATAAATACGTTGTGGCAATGGCGGATATCCATGAGGGCTATGGATTTCCTATAGGCGGGGTGGTGGCGGTTGATAAGACAAGGGGAGTAATTTCACCGGGAGGTGTTGGCTATGATATCAACTGCGGGGTAAGGCTGCTTAAAACGGGCTTAACGGTGGAAGAATTAAACGCCAGAAAAATAGACCTGATGGAAGAGATTTTTAAGACTGTACCAGCAGGGCTTGCAAGCAAAAGCGCCGTAAAAATATCATTTGAGGAGCTTGATAAATTCTTGGAAGGGGGTGCCGAATACGCAGCACAGAAAGGTTTTGGGACTGTAAAAGATCTAGAAAATATAGAAGAAAACGGCAGGCTGAGGATCGCCGATTCTGGCAAAGTAAGCGATAGGGCAAAGAAGAGGGGCAGGGACCAGCTTGGAACCCTGGGTTCAGGAAACCACTTTTTAGAGATTCAGCGTGTAACAGACATTTTTGATAAAGAGGTGGCGGATAAGCTGAACATCCAACAAGATGAAGTTTTTGTGATGATTCACACCGGTTCTCGGGGTCTGGGCCATCAGGTAGCATCCGATTATATCGAGATAATGCGCGCGGCAATGAAGAAATATAATATAAAAGTTCCCGACCCTGAGCTGGTTTCGGCACCTTTTAACTCGGAAGAAGGACAGGATTACTTTAAGGCAATGGCCGCAGCTGCAAATTTTGCCTGGGCAAATAGGCAGATAATTATGGAGAAGACAAGGCGGGCTTTCAATAGAACCTTAAGGATTCCCAAGGAGCAGATATACTTGATTTACGATGTAGCCCATAACATTGCAAAAGTAGAGGGTAATTTAATTGTCCATAGGAAGGGAGCTACAAGGGCTTTTGGCCCCGGTAACTCAAATATACCGCCGGTTTATAGAGATATCGGTCAGCCCGTTATTATCCCGGGAAGCATGGGAACTGCTTCATACCTGATGCTGGGAACAAAGAAGGCCGAAGAAGAGACGTTTGGCTCTGCGGCACATGGCGCCGGTAGGGCATTGAGTAGGCACAAAGCCAAACGTATAGTTAGGGGAGAAGAGTTAAGAACGGAGCTAGAAAAAGAAGGAATCGCCGTATTCTCTACAAGCAATGTAGGTTTAGCCGAAGAGGCTCCGGTTGCCTATAAAAACATAGATGAGGTGGCAAATATTACCGCTGAGACAGGTATAGCCAAAAAGGTTGTGCGACTTAAACCCATAGGCGTCGTTAAGGGATAAACTTCATCGGCCTATATTATAATGCATATCGAATACATATATTGCTGCGCATTTAAGTCCTTATTTAAGATTAACTTCAAAACAATCTACCACAACAATGTTGCCTGTTGAACTGGCGTTCTTCTTTGATGTTACCTCAACCTTTACAGTGTGAGTCCCATATGGGAGGTTTTCTTTTACGTAAACAGGACTCTGGAACTTAATGGTTGGTGAGTAAAGATCAACCTCACGGTCAAAGACGCCATCAAGGTATACCTTTGCGATGCCGCAGTTTGGTGCAACAGCCGAATACCAGGTAACCGAATTGCCGGTAAAGGTAAACGTTGCGGTGGCTGGTTTGGTATAGTCAGTTGAATATTTATAGGCACTGCCGGAGGCGTTCTGGCTGCTTGCCAACGACCAAGTCCCCGTATAAACGATTGATGTGCTTGGTTCTTCAAATCTTGTCCCGCTTGGAGTTGCAACAGATATGGCGTTTGAGTAACCCGACATATTGCCGGCTGCATCATATGCACGCACGCGGTAGTAGTAAGCATGGCCAGGCAGGACTGTTAAATCCTTATATGAAGGTGTTACAGAGGATCCTATCTCAACGAAATCTGCTTCATCTGTGCTCCTTTCGATCTTATATCCAATAACACCAACGTTATCTGTTGAGATTGCCCATGATAGATTGATTTCATTAGCGGAATTAACGGTAGCGGACAACCCTGTGGGCACTGTAGGTGCCTGCTCATCGGGTGTGGTAACGTTCGCAATATTTGAATAGCCAGATAAATTTTCAAAGGCATCGTAAGCGCGCACCCTATAATAGTAGGTTATAGCCGAGGTGGTTGAGTTATCCTGATATGAGTTAGTCGTAGATGTGCCAATCTCTGTAAAGTTTGCTCCATCGGTTGAACGCTCTATCCTATATCCCGCAACAGACACATTATCTACAGAAGCATCCCAGGTCAAGCTTACCTGTGTAGAGGAGATTGCTGTGGCCGTAAGGTTGGCAGGTGCTGTTGGCGGCTGGTTATCATGTATAACAACGCCTGAAACTACCCTTGTTCGAGCAGTCGGCATAGGTGTTTTAGTCTCCCATACAAGAGGAGTGGATTCCAGGTTTGCAGCTTCATTTATATTGTAGTACGTCAGTGGGGGGATGTTTTCGTCTCCTCCAACAACATATAGATAACCGTTGACTGCTTCAACGGCTGGTCCGGACCTCGTTGTTGGCAGAAAACCAAGCGATTTCCAGGTATCGGTTGCAGGATCGTATTCCTGAATTTGCGATATTGCAGTTACGACATATATCTTTCCGTTTAATACGGTTGCTTTACCTGCCGCGGCCGTCTGCATAGGGCTTTTTGAGACGAAAGTGTTTGAGGCAGGGTCATATTCCCAGCAGTCATTAGTTGCCTTACCGCTGCTGTCATAACCGCCCATTATATATATTTTACCTCCAACCTGGGCAACGGCCGGCAAATCTCGTGATGCCGGGAGGTCTGCTTTATTGATACTTACATTGGTATCTAAGTCGTATTCTTCAATCGAATAAAGCGCATTTGATCCGGGTTTTCCGCTTGTTGTTGTACCCCCGATAACATATATTTTATTGTTGAGAAGCGCAGAACCTGCCCTGTAGCGGGCGGTGTTTATTCTACCAATGATCGTGCTTGACCCATCATCTGTATTGTAGGCAAGGATGGTGCTAGTGACATCGGTTGTTGCAGTACCGCCTGTTTTGTTTTTACCGCTAATAACGTAAATAATGTTGTTTAGCGTAACACTACTGGCTGAGCCTCTCGGTTCGCTCAGAGGAGGCATTGTCGTCCAGCTATTGGTTTCAGGGTTATACATTTCTACTGTGCTTAGAAGGTTAGAGGCGTCGTTGCCCCCTAAGACATAAATCCTGGCGCCAGTGGTTGCTGCATATGCCGGGGTGGGTATATTCGGTGAAAAAGGAAAGCTCGGTATGGAGCTAAATACCATTGCTGCTATAAGTAAAAGAGTTACAAATTTACGCCGTTTTAACATTATGACCACTCCCTAAGCAGCTGGCGTCATTTGCGGATATTACCCTTTTCCTCTATGGATTAGCTATTCGTAAGTTACAAATAGCTTAACTTACGCATTTTCCATTATGTGAGGATTGCCTTGCAATCATAGTACTTCAAG from Bacillota bacterium encodes the following:
- a CDS encoding fibronectin type III domain-containing protein, whose product is MLKRRKFVTLLLIAAMVFSSIPSFPFSPNIPTPAYAATTGARIYVLGGNDASNLLSTVEMYNPETNSWTTMPPLSEPRGSASSVTLNNIIYVISGKNKTGGTATTDVTSTILAYNTDDGSSTIIGRINTARYRAGSALLNNKIYVIGGTTTSGKPGSNALYSIEEYDLDTNVSINKADLPASRDLPAVAQVGGKIYIMGGYDSSGKATNDCWEYDPASNTFVSKSPMQTAAAGKATVLNGKIYVVTAISQIQEYDPATDTWKSLGFLPTTRSGPAVEAVNGYLYVVGGDENIPPLTYYNINEAANLESTPLVWETKTPMPTARTRVVSGVVIHDNQPPTAPANLTATAISSTQVSLTWDASVDNVSVAGYRIERSTDGANFTEIGTSTTNSYQDNSTTSAITYYYRVRAYDAFENLSGYSNIANVTTPDEQAPTVPTGLSATVNSANEINLSWAISTDNVGVIGYKIERSTDEADFVEIGSSVTPSYKDLTVLPGHAYYYRVRAYDAAGNMSGYSNAISVATPSGTRFEEPSTSIVYTGTWSLASSQNASGSAYKYSTDYTKPATATFTFTGNSVTWYSAVAPNCGIAKVYLDGVFDREVDLYSPTIKFQSPVYVKENLPYGTHTVKVEVTSKKNASSTGNIVVVDCFEVNLK